One Chromatiaceae bacterium DNA segment encodes these proteins:
- a CDS encoding MipA/OmpV family protein, producing MPLACLPVLGIASEKPLWELGAGLTTLYFPDYPGSDQSRAYGLPFPYFIYRGDFFKADRDGVRGIFFDSDRIELNISIGASLPVNSDENRARQGMPDLQPTVEAGPALDISLWRTNDRRYQLDLRLPVRIAVTVTGGMEDIGWVFSPRLNLDILDVAGLSGWNLGLLAGPMIGSERNHDYFYSVAPQYATTDRPAFDAKGGYAGSQFLIAVSKRYSKYWVGAFARWDSLQGAAFADSPLVENDYAFSAGIGVAWILGESSTRVEAFE from the coding sequence CTGCCGCTGGCCTGTCTTCCTGTCCTTGGCATCGCCAGCGAAAAGCCCCTCTGGGAATTGGGCGCCGGCCTAACCACGCTCTACTTCCCGGACTATCCCGGTTCGGACCAATCCCGTGCCTACGGCCTGCCCTTCCCCTACTTCATCTATCGCGGTGATTTCTTCAAGGCGGACCGAGACGGCGTTCGTGGTATCTTCTTCGACAGTGACCGCATTGAACTCAACATAAGCATCGGTGCCTCGTTGCCAGTGAACAGCGACGAAAATCGTGCTCGCCAGGGTATGCCGGACCTGCAACCAACGGTGGAGGCTGGACCGGCGCTCGATATCAGTCTTTGGCGCACCAACGACCGGCGCTACCAACTCGACCTGCGGCTGCCCGTGCGGATAGCCGTCACCGTGACCGGTGGGATGGAGGATATTGGCTGGGTGTTCTCGCCCCGCCTCAACCTAGACATCCTCGATGTCGCGGGGCTTTCTGGCTGGAATCTAGGATTGCTCGCGGGACCCATGATTGGCTCCGAACGCAATCATGACTACTTCTATTCGGTGGCTCCGCAATATGCCACCACCGACCGCCCGGCCTTCGACGCCAAGGGCGGTTATGCCGGTAGCCAGTTTTTGATTGCGGTGTCGAAACGCTATTCGAAGTATTGGGTTGGCGCCTTTGCCCGCTGGGACAGCCTCCAGGGGGCGGCCTTCGCCGATAGCCCGCTGGTCGAGAACGACTATGCGTTTTCCGCCGGGATTGGCGTCGCCTGGATACTGGGGGAATCGTCCACTCGCGTCGAGGCGTTCGAGTGA
- a CDS encoding 1-acyl-sn-glycerol-3-phosphate acyltransferase, with protein sequence MVSLPGLLQRWVHRLYEYGALWFGLGLLGTISLTWSLLAVPLYFVVPKRWADPLGRWAVTRIFRFYLGALALIGACRFDIRALDTLRAEGPLVIAPNHPSLLDAPMVISRLPNLACIMKADIVDNVFLGASARLAGYIRNDAQLSMIKQAMAELKSGSHLLLFPEGTRTTRWPINPCKGTTALIAKWAKVPIQTVFIEADSAYLSKGWPLLRRPTLPITYRIRLGRRFEPPEQAGVMTEELERYFLDELRNIPCVLPPCIVQGAESGRLSTSDVT encoded by the coding sequence CTGGTTTCATTACCTGGCTTACTACAGCGCTGGGTCCATCGGCTCTACGAATACGGTGCGCTGTGGTTCGGCTTGGGACTGCTCGGTACGATTTCCCTAACCTGGTCGCTTCTCGCAGTGCCACTCTATTTCGTCGTGCCTAAGCGCTGGGCCGACCCGCTTGGGCGTTGGGCCGTCACCCGTATTTTTCGCTTCTACCTTGGGGCACTCGCCTTGATCGGCGCTTGCCGATTCGATATCCGCGCCCTCGATACCTTGCGCGCCGAAGGACCGCTGGTGATCGCCCCCAACCACCCCAGCCTGCTCGACGCCCCGATGGTCATCTCGCGTCTGCCCAACCTCGCCTGCATCATGAAGGCGGACATCGTCGATAACGTCTTTCTCGGTGCCAGCGCACGGTTGGCGGGATACATCCGCAATGACGCGCAACTGAGCATGATCAAGCAGGCAATGGCCGAGCTGAAAAGCGGCAGTCACCTGTTACTCTTTCCTGAAGGCACTCGTACCACCCGCTGGCCGATCAATCCCTGCAAGGGCACGACCGCCCTCATCGCCAAGTGGGCAAAGGTGCCCATTCAGACCGTGTTCATCGAGGCCGACTCCGCCTACCTCAGCAAGGGCTGGCCCCTGTTGCGTCGCCCGACGCTCCCTATCACCTATCGCATCCGGCTCGGTCGACGTTTCGAGCCGCCGGAACAGGCCGGGGTCATGACCGAGGAACTAGAGCGCTATTTTCTTGATGAGTTGCGCAATATCCCCTGCGTTCTGCCGCCCTGCATAGTGCAGGGCGCGGAATCCGGTAGGCTCAGCACATCTGATGTTACCTGA
- a CDS encoding glycosyltransferase family 2 protein, with product MNNSITHLVMIPSYDPGAQVYDTVRAARRQWTPVWVVVDGCTDGTVAGLQAMAATDPGLRVVVLPENRGKGAAVLQGLDLAASEGFTHALTLDSDGQHPVDLIPVFMATSIAAPDCMVLGVPVFDANAPKLRVQGRKVSNAWANLETLWMGIGDSLYGFRVYPIEPLRQVMHGQRWMRRFDFDPEAVVRLCWRGVRPINLPAPVRYLAADQGGVSHFNYLRDNALLTWMHIRLMLGLLPRLPSLFPRRLCIR from the coding sequence ATGAATAACTCCATCACCCATCTGGTGATGATTCCCAGCTATGACCCCGGTGCCCAGGTCTATGACACGGTGCGCGCCGCCCGCCGGCAATGGACGCCGGTGTGGGTGGTGGTTGACGGCTGCACCGACGGGACGGTCGCCGGTCTCCAAGCGATGGCGGCCACGGATCCGGGCCTCAGGGTGGTAGTCTTGCCGGAAAACCGGGGTAAGGGTGCGGCAGTCTTGCAAGGCCTTGACCTCGCCGCGAGTGAAGGTTTTACCCACGCGCTCACCTTAGACTCGGACGGCCAACACCCGGTCGACCTTATCCCAGTCTTTATGGCTACCTCCATTGCGGCCCCGGACTGTATGGTGCTAGGCGTGCCGGTGTTCGATGCCAACGCGCCAAAGTTGCGCGTACAGGGCCGCAAGGTATCCAACGCCTGGGCCAACCTGGAGACCCTGTGGATGGGTATCGGTGATTCCCTCTATGGCTTTCGCGTCTATCCCATCGAACCCTTGCGCCAGGTCATGCATGGCCAGCGCTGGATGCGCCGTTTCGACTTCGATCCCGAGGCGGTGGTACGCCTGTGCTGGCGCGGCGTCCGCCCTATCAACCTGCCCGCGCCGGTGAGATATCTTGCCGCCGACCAAGGTGGCGTCTCTCACTTTAATTATCTGCGCGACAATGCCCTGCTCACCTGGATGCACATTCGTCTAATGCTGGGTCTCCTGCCGCGATTACCCTCCCTCTTTCCGCGACGTTTGTGCATACGATGA
- a CDS encoding class I SAM-dependent methyltransferase, translating to MNQRLDPSDDVVHAPHPLLTEYYSSEEERFGFVRQIFDSTASDYDRIERLLALGSGPWYRGQALKRAGLKPGMRIVDIGVGTGLVAREAVKQVGDPSLVTGVDPSIGMLANAHLPTGVHLVEGRAEGIPLPNGGFDFLSMGYALRHIGDLSAAFSEFHRVLKPGGRLCLLEITKPERTWSQFLLKVYMRGAVPVLARLIGGSAETARLWRYYWDTVDACVSPDRVIHTLEATGFTGVKRHIETRALAILAEYQAVKPG from the coding sequence ATGAACCAACGCCTCGATCCATCTGACGATGTTGTACATGCGCCGCACCCGCTGCTGACGGAGTACTACTCCAGCGAGGAAGAGCGGTTCGGCTTCGTGCGCCAGATTTTTGACAGTACCGCGTCGGATTATGACCGGATCGAACGGCTGCTAGCGCTGGGAAGCGGGCCTTGGTATCGAGGGCAAGCGTTGAAGCGGGCCGGTCTTAAGCCGGGCATGCGCATTGTCGACATCGGCGTAGGCACCGGTTTGGTGGCCCGTGAGGCCGTTAAGCAGGTGGGTGACCCCAGCCTGGTGACTGGCGTCGACCCGAGCATCGGCATGCTGGCCAACGCCCATTTGCCGACAGGCGTTCACCTCGTGGAGGGCAGGGCGGAAGGAATTCCGCTTCCCAACGGTGGTTTTGATTTTCTGAGCATGGGCTATGCTTTGCGCCATATTGGCGATCTATCGGCCGCCTTTAGCGAATTCCATCGCGTCCTTAAACCGGGTGGCCGATTGTGTCTGCTCGAGATCACCAAACCGGAACGGACCTGGAGCCAGTTCCTGCTTAAAGTCTACATGCGCGGCGCGGTGCCGGTCCTGGCCCGCCTGATTGGCGGCAGTGCCGAAACGGCTAGATTGTGGCGCTATTACTGGGATACCGTTGATGCCTGTGTGTCTCCGGACAGGGTCATCCATACGCTGGAGGCCACCGGCTTTACCGGAGTGAAGCGGCACATCGAAACACGCGCACTGGCAATCCTTGCCGAATATCAAGCGGTTAAGCCCGGCTGA
- a CDS encoding cation:proton antiporter, which yields MTAPVYALAVHQAEALLFFTLLQLTAIILAARLGGEVAHRIGQSPAVGEIIVGILLGPSLFGLVAPGVFEYVFRSTPPAPMQMLSQIGLILLMFQIGLEFDFAHLVDRHNRRAVSYIATASMVAPFSLGFGFGYFTAPLLSPGVDPIASALFIATAFSITALPILGRMMIEFKITRQPIGVIAISAAAINDVVGWLLLALVTALALAQFNPAVFGLKVLLVAGFFLIWWFVVRPFVKHLIRISQAGPTPTGEQARRGKLTHNLLGIMLAGIFISAITTYQLGIFAIFGGFMMGVILHDEHEFIEAWKERIGHFVLVFFLPIFFTYTGLRTHIVSMDSVAAWGWCLLLIALATLGKFGGSYVAARWAGLSHQEGKVLGIMMNTRALMELIVINVGYDLGVISQQVFTMLVLMAIFSTVITTPGLRRWLPSLGVGIYARR from the coding sequence ATGACGGCACCCGTGTACGCCCTCGCCGTCCATCAGGCCGAGGCCCTGCTGTTCTTCACCCTGTTGCAATTGACCGCGATCATTCTGGCCGCGCGCCTGGGCGGTGAGGTCGCGCACCGGATCGGGCAGTCGCCGGCGGTGGGGGAGATCATCGTCGGCATCCTGCTCGGGCCGTCTCTGTTTGGGTTGGTGGCACCGGGGGTCTTCGAATACGTCTTTCGATCGACGCCACCCGCGCCTATGCAGATGTTATCCCAGATTGGCCTGATCCTACTGATGTTCCAGATTGGTCTGGAGTTCGATTTCGCCCATCTAGTGGACCGGCATAACCGCCGCGCCGTCAGCTATATAGCCACGGCCAGCATGGTGGCGCCTTTCTCTCTCGGCTTTGGCTTCGGGTACTTCACCGCCCCGCTGCTGTCACCCGGCGTCGATCCGATCGCCTCGGCCCTGTTCATCGCCACGGCCTTCTCCATCACGGCACTGCCGATCCTTGGGCGCATGATGATCGAGTTCAAGATCACGCGTCAGCCCATCGGCGTTATCGCCATCAGCGCTGCGGCTATCAACGACGTGGTCGGATGGCTGCTGCTCGCCCTGGTCACCGCGCTCGCCCTAGCCCAGTTCAACCCGGCAGTGTTTGGCCTCAAGGTGCTGCTAGTCGCCGGGTTCTTTCTGATCTGGTGGTTCGTCGTGCGACCCTTTGTAAAGCACCTCATCCGCATCAGCCAGGCCGGCCCCACGCCGACGGGCGAGCAGGCCAGGCGCGGCAAGCTCACCCACAATCTACTTGGGATCATGCTCGCCGGCATCTTCATCTCGGCGATTACCACCTATCAGCTTGGCATCTTCGCCATCTTCGGTGGTTTCATGATGGGGGTAATCCTACATGATGAGCACGAATTCATCGAGGCATGGAAGGAGCGCATCGGCCACTTCGTCCTGGTCTTTTTCCTGCCTATCTTTTTCACCTACACCGGTCTACGCACCCACATTGTGAGCATGGACTCCGTGGCCGCTTGGGGTTGGTGCCTGCTGCTGATCGCCCTGGCCACCCTTGGAAAGTTCGGGGGGAGCTATGTCGCGGCGCGTTGGGCAGGGCTATCGCATCAGGAGGGCAAGGTGCTGGGCATCATGATGAACACCCGCGCCCTGATGGAGCTGATCGTCATCAATGTCGGCTATGACTTGGGCGTCATCTCCCAGCAGGTCTTCACCATGCTGGTGCTGATGGCCATTTTCAGCACTGTGATCACCACCCCGGGCCTACGCCGTTGGTTGCCGAGTTTGGGGGTCGGGATTTACGCCAGGCGCTGA
- the fabG gene encoding 3-oxoacyl-ACP reductase FabG codes for MIHALVTGGSGGIGGAICRRLAADGCYVYVHTNRNLAKAAALADEITQTGGAAEAIAFDVTDAAASRVVLEALVAESPIQVLVNNAGVHDDAVFPGMSAGQWRRVLDVSLNGFFHVTQPLTMPMIRSRWGRIVTITSIAGLTGNRGQVNYATAKGGLHAATKSLSLELASRGITVNAVAPGIIKTGMIDGVFDDQIIATMVPMKRAGRPEEVADLVGFLASEQASYITGQIISVNGGMI; via the coding sequence ATGATACATGCACTTGTTACCGGCGGCAGCGGCGGCATCGGCGGAGCGATCTGTCGACGGCTGGCTGCCGACGGCTGTTACGTCTACGTCCACACCAACCGGAATCTGGCCAAGGCCGCCGCGCTAGCGGATGAAATTACCCAGACGGGTGGCGCGGCCGAGGCCATCGCCTTCGATGTCACCGACGCCGCAGCCAGTCGCGTCGTCCTTGAGGCCCTCGTCGCGGAGTCGCCGATTCAGGTCCTCGTCAACAATGCCGGCGTGCATGACGATGCCGTCTTCCCTGGCATGAGTGCTGGTCAATGGCGCAGGGTACTGGACGTGTCCCTCAATGGCTTCTTTCATGTCACCCAACCCTTGACCATGCCCATGATCCGCAGCCGTTGGGGGCGCATCGTCACCATCACCTCCATCGCGGGGTTGACCGGCAACCGCGGTCAAGTGAACTACGCCACCGCCAAGGGGGGCCTGCACGCCGCCACCAAGTCGCTGTCCCTGGAGCTCGCCAGCCGCGGCATCACTGTTAATGCCGTGGCCCCTGGCATCATTAAGACCGGCATGATCGACGGGGTTTTCGACGACCAGATCATCGCGACCATGGTGCCCATGAAGCGGGCCGGGAGACCGGAAGAGGTAGCAGACCTGGTGGGTTTTCTTGCTTCGGAACAGGCCAGCTATATCACTGGCCAGATCATCTCGGTGAACGGAGGCATGATATGA
- a CDS encoding 3-hydroxylacyl-ACP dehydratase encodes MPLDRTWLLAHLPHQGSMCLLHHIDAWNARCIRCTAASHRAQDNPLRAHGRLGAACGIEYAAQAMAAHGALLAAPNAPPRAGYLTSARGVELHVARLDDINADLIIEAECLSGDDSIILYGFSISAGERLLLTGRITVVLDAAKLRKPT; translated from the coding sequence ATGCCGTTAGACCGCACCTGGCTGCTTGCTCACCTCCCGCACCAGGGCAGCATGTGCCTGCTGCATCACATCGACGCCTGGAACGCCCGCTGCATTCGCTGCACGGCTGCGAGCCACCGCGCTCAGGATAACCCCCTGCGCGCCCATGGCCGATTGGGGGCCGCCTGCGGCATCGAATATGCTGCCCAGGCGATGGCGGCACATGGCGCCCTGCTGGCGGCTCCCAATGCGCCGCCCCGTGCCGGGTATCTCACCAGCGCGCGCGGAGTCGAACTGCATGTCGCACGACTGGATGACATCAATGCCGATTTGATCATCGAGGCTGAATGTCTCTCCGGCGACGACAGCATCATCCTGTATGGCTTCAGCATTTCCGCAGGGGAGCGGCTGCTGTTGACCGGTCGCATCACCGTAGTGCTGGATGCGGCGAAGCTAAGGAAGCCAACATGA
- a CDS encoding beta-ketoacyl synthase chain length factor — protein MAYPTTTMLNGWIDGIGVLGPGLDNWAEAQATLTGAADYEPRPIMVPPPVALPPPERRRVGLAVKVALAVAQEAIAAARLDAKHLVAIFSSSGADGDNCDAICRVLASEDRHISPTRFHNSVHNASAGYWGIASGAMTPATVLCAYDGSFGAGLLEALTQVAVDGVGTLLVTYEAPHPEPLHAKRPLPAAFGLALALMPQKGPNSLARLQINWVEAPLDRVANPGLEALRRQIPAARGLPLLQALARGRAGRVILEYLEPLRLAVDIQPCR, from the coding sequence ATGGCGTACCCCACGACCACCATGCTCAACGGCTGGATCGACGGCATCGGCGTGCTAGGCCCAGGCCTTGACAATTGGGCTGAGGCGCAGGCTACCCTGACCGGTGCGGCTGACTATGAGCCCAGGCCAATCATGGTGCCGCCCCCCGTGGCGCTTCCCCCCCCCGAACGTCGCCGCGTCGGTCTGGCCGTCAAAGTGGCCCTGGCCGTGGCGCAAGAAGCCATCGCCGCTGCCCGGTTGGATGCCAAACACCTGGTCGCCATCTTCTCCTCGTCCGGCGCGGATGGCGACAACTGCGACGCCATCTGTCGGGTGTTGGCATCGGAAGACCGCCACATCTCCCCCACCCGATTCCACAATTCGGTGCATAACGCCTCGGCGGGCTACTGGGGCATCGCGTCTGGGGCCATGACCCCGGCCACGGTCCTGTGCGCCTATGACGGCAGCTTCGGGGCGGGATTGCTGGAGGCACTCACCCAGGTGGCAGTCGACGGCGTGGGTACCCTGCTGGTGACCTACGAGGCGCCTCACCCGGAGCCGTTACACGCCAAGCGACCGCTGCCGGCCGCTTTCGGTCTGGCCTTGGCGTTGATGCCGCAAAAGGGCCCCAACTCTCTGGCTCGCCTGCAAATCAATTGGGTAGAGGCGCCCCTGGACCGGGTGGCGAATCCGGGCCTGGAGGCCCTGCGCCGCCAGATCCCCGCAGCGCGTGGCCTGCCCCTGTTGCAGGCTCTGGCTCGGGGTCGTGCCGGTCGGGTGATCCTGGAGTATCTGGAACCGCTCAGGCTGGCGGTGGATATCCAGCCATGCCGTTAG
- a CDS encoding beta-ketoacyl-[acyl-carrier-protein] synthase family protein yields the protein MTPVHLSHFTVSSCLGHGLDAILTALRQQRGGLAPCRFETVRDLDTHVGEVPKVDDFPLPASLAEYECRNNRLAFLGLQQDGFSSAVEAAIARYGRRRLGVLLGTSTAGILQTEQAYRRRDPNTGALPNDFNYRTTHNTYSVADFVRRWYRLEGPAVVVSTACSSSAKVFASAARMLAAGVIDAAIVGGVDSLCLTTLYGFNSLELLSAEPCRPFDVDRKGISIGEAAAFVLLERPGESLDANAVLLLGTGESSDAYHMSAPHPEGLGARMAMAAALRSAGLQAADIDYINLHGTATPSNDAAEGKAVAALFGDRASYSSTKGATGHTLGAAGGLEAVISALALQHAFLPGGINTLHLDPAIPIQYLTANSELAPRRVMSNSFGFGGTNCSLVLGRAG from the coding sequence GTGACTCCTGTCCACCTTTCCCATTTTACCGTCAGCAGTTGCCTCGGCCATGGCCTTGATGCAATTCTGACAGCATTGCGTCAGCAACGGGGTGGTCTAGCCCCTTGCCGGTTCGAGACCGTCCGCGACCTCGACACGCACGTCGGCGAGGTACCGAAGGTAGACGATTTCCCTTTGCCGGCCTCCCTGGCCGAATACGAATGCCGCAACAACCGCCTTGCCTTTCTGGGCCTGCAACAGGACGGTTTCAGTTCAGCCGTCGAGGCGGCCATTGCCCGGTACGGCCGGCGGCGGCTGGGTGTCCTGCTCGGTACCAGCACCGCTGGCATCCTGCAGACGGAGCAGGCCTACCGCCGCCGGGACCCGAACACTGGGGCCTTGCCGAACGACTTCAACTACCGTACAACCCACAACACCTATTCGGTGGCGGACTTCGTTCGTCGTTGGTACCGCCTTGAAGGGCCGGCCGTGGTCGTCTCCACCGCCTGCTCGTCCAGCGCCAAAGTATTCGCCTCGGCCGCTCGCATGCTGGCAGCCGGTGTCATCGATGCCGCTATCGTGGGCGGTGTGGACTCGCTCTGCCTGACGACCCTATACGGCTTCAATTCCCTGGAGCTGCTCTCAGCCGAACCCTGCCGGCCTTTTGATGTAGACCGCAAGGGCATCTCCATCGGCGAGGCCGCTGCCTTTGTGTTGCTGGAACGGCCGGGGGAGAGCCTCGATGCCAATGCCGTGCTGCTGCTGGGCACCGGTGAGTCCAGCGACGCCTATCACATGTCCGCTCCCCACCCCGAAGGATTGGGCGCTCGGATGGCCATGGCCGCTGCCCTACGATCGGCAGGCTTGCAGGCGGCGGACATCGACTATATCAATCTGCACGGCACGGCGACGCCGAGCAACGATGCCGCTGAGGGCAAGGCGGTGGCAGCCCTGTTCGGCGACCGGGCGTCATACAGTTCTACCAAGGGCGCGACGGGGCATACCTTGGGGGCGGCGGGTGGCCTGGAGGCGGTCATCAGCGCCTTGGCCCTGCAGCATGCTTTCCTGCCGGGGGGCATCAATACCCTCCACCTCGATCCGGCCATTCCCATTCAATATCTGACCGCCAATAGCGAACTTGCGCCACGTCGGGTGATGAGCAATTCCTTCGGTTTCGGCGGAACCAATTGCAGCCTGGTGCTGGGACGCGCAGGCTGA
- a CDS encoding class I SAM-dependent methyltransferase — translation MTLCPEILRKRIIDHASEHYRAAGKFAYHFARGKLRNDPVFVGMLEPGLFPINARILDLGCGQGLLAAWLLSARQLYDAGDWSAEWPAPPRVADIRGVDLLTNDVKRARLALGGRAQFEEGDMRHVDFGQADVVVIMDALHYVDGPSQGDVLRRVRAALPPNGLFLTRVGDAGAGLGFQLSNWTDRTVAFFRGNRLPPLHCRRLPDWIQALEVLDFRVETASMNGDLPFANVMLVARLGEKASQGYRSGQRQTADSPS, via the coding sequence ATGACCCTGTGTCCCGAGATCCTGCGCAAACGCATCATCGACCATGCCAGCGAGCATTACCGGGCCGCCGGCAAATTCGCCTACCACTTCGCTCGCGGCAAGCTCCGCAACGACCCGGTGTTCGTTGGCATGTTGGAACCTGGGCTGTTCCCGATCAACGCCCGCATCCTCGATCTGGGCTGTGGTCAGGGACTGCTGGCGGCCTGGCTACTGTCCGCCCGGCAACTGTATGATGCCGGTGACTGGTCGGCGGAGTGGCCTGCCCCCCCGCGGGTGGCGGACATCCGTGGCGTTGATCTGTTGACGAACGATGTGAAACGGGCACGGCTTGCCCTGGGAGGGCGAGCCCAATTCGAAGAGGGCGATATGCGCCATGTGGATTTTGGCCAAGCGGATGTGGTTGTGATTATGGACGCTCTGCATTACGTTGACGGCCCGTCGCAGGGCGACGTCCTGCGACGGGTACGCGCCGCCCTGCCACCCAATGGCCTTTTCTTGACCCGCGTTGGGGATGCCGGCGCCGGTCTGGGTTTTCAGCTAAGCAACTGGACAGACCGCACGGTAGCCTTCTTCCGCGGCAACCGCCTGCCCCCCCTGCATTGCCGCCGCCTACCTGACTGGATCCAGGCACTGGAGGTGCTGGACTTTCGCGTCGAGACCGCCTCCATGAACGGTGATTTGCCTTTTGCCAACGTCATGCTGGTCGCCCGGTTAGGCGAGAAGGCCAGCCAGGGATATAGGTCAGGGCAACGTCAGACAGCCGATAGCCCCTCGTGA
- a CDS encoding polysaccharide deacetylase family protein, whose translation MTALQPTHARREWRPTPLFQATFTLHAGALGLLGMQPGLWPWGLGVLAANHLALIAAGLWPRSRSLGPNWVRLPPAAALGHIAITVDDGPDPEVTPQVLDLLDRFDARASFFCIGSMAQRHPELCQEIVRWGHTVENHSQHHYHHFSTFGPWRMAHEIEIGQDNLAAISGQRPCFFRPPAGLRNPFLEPILARHGLHLASWTRRGYDTHNRDADDVARRLTNNLAAGDILLLHDGHAARTVAGQPVILAVLPRVLEAAAAIGLKPITLRSAMDSSAP comes from the coding sequence ATGACCGCCCTGCAACCTACCCACGCCCGCCGCGAGTGGCGCCCCACGCCGTTGTTCCAGGCAACCTTCACCCTGCATGCCGGTGCCCTGGGGTTGCTTGGGATGCAGCCGGGGCTGTGGCCTTGGGGGCTGGGCGTACTGGCCGCCAACCACCTGGCCCTCATCGCCGCCGGCCTCTGGCCGCGTAGCCGGAGCCTGGGCCCCAACTGGGTGCGACTACCGCCTGCCGCGGCGCTGGGGCATATCGCTATCACCGTCGATGACGGCCCCGACCCGGAGGTGACGCCGCAGGTGCTCGATCTGCTCGACCGCTTCGATGCCCGCGCCAGTTTTTTCTGTATCGGCTCGATGGCTCAGCGCCATCCCGAGCTATGCCAGGAGATCGTTCGGTGGGGTCATACCGTGGAGAACCATAGCCAGCACCACTACCATCACTTCTCTACCTTCGGGCCTTGGCGTATGGCCCACGAGATCGAAATCGGCCAAGATAACCTGGCCGCCATCTCCGGCCAGCGGCCGTGCTTTTTTCGGCCCCCCGCCGGCCTGCGCAATCCCTTTTTGGAACCCATCCTCGCCCGGCACGGCCTCCATCTGGCCAGTTGGACCCGTCGCGGCTACGACACCCACAACCGGGACGCGGATGATGTGGCACGTCGTTTGACCAATAACCTCGCTGCCGGCGACATCCTGCTCCTACATGACGGCCACGCAGCCCGAACCGTAGCCGGTCAGCCGGTGATCCTCGCCGTTCTGCCCCGCGTGCTGGAAGCGGCGGCCGCTATCGGCCTCAAGCCCATTACCCTGAGGTCCGCCATGGATAGTTCCGCGCCATGA